Proteins from a genomic interval of Pseudomonas anuradhapurensis:
- a CDS encoding response regulator → MGRPVKDPTKGETGNASSVVLMLKRSFFDEMTMVEPHDILSDAEREALALANAPVAARPLVLVVDDNAANRDALIYYLKSRGIDCVGADGAEEARLYLHYQPRIGLMITDLRMQPEDGLTLIRQVRESERAALSIIVVSGDTDVEEAVDVMHLGVVDFLLKPVDLDRLLELVRKELQIL, encoded by the coding sequence ATGGGCCGCCCTGTCAAAGACCCGACGAAAGGCGAAACGGGTAACGCAAGTTCTGTGGTCCTAATGCTGAAGCGGAGTTTTTTTGACGAGATGACCATGGTTGAGCCACACGACATCCTGAGCGACGCCGAGCGCGAAGCCTTGGCCTTGGCCAATGCACCAGTAGCCGCCAGGCCACTGGTGCTGGTGGTGGATGACAATGCGGCGAACCGCGATGCACTGATCTACTACCTGAAAAGCCGGGGTATTGATTGCGTAGGGGCGGACGGCGCCGAGGAAGCCAGGCTGTACTTGCATTACCAGCCGCGGATAGGCTTGATGATCACCGATTTGCGAATGCAGCCCGAGGACGGCCTGACGCTGATCCGGCAGGTTCGCGAATCGGAGCGGGCGGCGTTGTCGATCATCGTGGTGTCAGGTGACACCGATGTCGAAGAGGCAGTGGACGTGATGCACCTGGGGGTGGTGGATTTCCTGTTGAAGCCG